A single genomic interval of Lathyrus oleraceus cultivar Zhongwan6 chromosome 7, CAAS_Psat_ZW6_1.0, whole genome shotgun sequence harbors:
- the LOC127107157 gene encoding uncharacterized protein LOC127107157 produces the protein MATEKKKTKEIIDIEKLPDHVVIEIFIRTRVNDWTQISCVKKQWASLFQTECFWQAALSHIYPFFNPSQTWPGPIQPGLAKRRFMAFHISQEILGCDHTDKQADEIVGHSYMFLKEQLQLSIMPLHGGILHGTMIDQFIACGKSRDVAHELASRIWIAVVDSLEENHHTFCLLKRLALEGDVFLPYPYTKSVKVQWRVFEKLFTDFRDCFNYADYYDMLACAKSRFQPIPSTWLGY, from the exons ATGGCTACGGagaagaaaaaaacaaaagagatAATTGATATAGAGAAACTTCCAGATCATGTGGTGATAGAGATATTCATAAGAACAAGAGTGAATGATTGGACACAAATATCATGTGTGAAGAAGCAGTGGGCTTCTCTTTTCCAAACTGAATGTTTCTGGCAAGCTGCTCTTTCTCACATCTATCCATTCTTCAATCCATCTCAAACATGGCCCGGACCTATTCAACCAGGCTTAGCCAAGAG GAGATTCATGGCCTTTCATATAAGTCAAGAGATATTAGGTTGTGATCATACTGATAAACAAGCAGATGAGATTGTTGGACACAGTTACATGTTTTTGAAAGAGCAGCTTCAACTTTCTATTATGCCTCTTCATGGTGGAATACTTCATGGAACCATGATTG ATCAGTTCATAGCTTGTGGGAAATCAAGAGATGTAGCTCATGAACTTGCATCTAGGATTTGGATTGCTGTTGTTGATAGTTTGGAAGAAAACCACCACACCTTTTGCTTACTTAAACGCCTTGCACTCGAAGGGGAT GTTTTTCTTCCATACCCTTACACTAAATCTGTCAAAGTTCAATGGAGGGTGTTTGAGAAGCTTTTTACTGATTTTCGTGATTGCTTCAACTATGCAGATTACTATGATATGTTGGCATGTGCTAAAAGTAGGTTTCAGCCAATACCATCCACTTGGTTAGGTTATTAG
- the LOC127107156 gene encoding probable plastid-lipid-associated protein 10, chloroplastic isoform X1 — protein MGMELLALNSSPLCNVTTTTTTTRTRRRIHYKPYNFNFMAIITSASKVYDSVLENKKHVLLTSLQDTHRGLLTTPHQRSSIEQALVNVEGTNIGHPIDFNKLDGTWRLQYTSAPDVLILFQAAATLPFFQVGQIFQKFECRHNSTGGVIRNVVRWSIPNLLEEQEGATLLVSAKFTLVSARNIYLQFQEITLQDINISEQVQALISPALLPRSFISLQILQYLRTFKAQIPVRDPGRESVGGLYYLSYLDDNMLLGRAVGGGGVFVFTRAQSLY, from the exons ATGGGAATGGAGTTGCTGGCTTTGAATTCATCACCACTATGCAATGTTACTACAACTACAACTACAACTAGGACTAGGAGGAGAATTCATTACAAACCCTACAATTTCAATTTCATGGCTATCATCACATCTGCTTCCAAG GTATATGATTCAGTGTTAGAGAACAAAAAGCATGTCCTTTTAACCTCTCTTCAAGACACACACAGAGGACTCTTAACAACTCCTCATCAACGTTCTTCTATTGAACAAGCACTA GTGAATGTAGAAGGGACCAACATCGGTCACCCAATTGATTTCAACAAACTCGATGGAACATGGCGCCTCCAATACACTTCTGCTCCTGATGTTCTCATTCTATTCCAAGCTGCTGCTACACTTCCTTTCTTTCAA GTTGGACAAATATTTCAGAAATTTGAATGCCGTCATAACTCTACCGGAGGTGTTATTCGAAATGTTGTCCGCTGGAGTATTCCAAATTTGTTAGAG GAACAAGAAGGTGCTACGTTGCTTGTATCTGCCAAATTTACTCTTGTATCTGCACGCAATATTTACCTTCAATTTCAAGAG ATCACACTTCAAGATATAAATATTAGTGAACAGGTCCAGGCTCTAATATCTCCAGCATTACTACCGCGCTCTTTTATAAGTTTGCAG ATCTTGCAATATCTACGTACTTTCAAAGCTCAAATTCCCGTGAGGGATCCAGGAAG GGAATCCGTAGGAGGATTATATTATCTTAGCTATTTGGATGATAATATGCTTTTGGGCCGTGCTGTTGGTGGAGGTGGTGTTTTTGTGTTTACAAGAGCCCAATCACTTTACTGA
- the LOC127107156 gene encoding probable plastid-lipid-associated protein 10, chloroplastic isoform X2, with protein sequence MGMELLALNSSPLCNVTTTTTTTRTRRRIHYKPYNFNFMAIITSASKVNVEGTNIGHPIDFNKLDGTWRLQYTSAPDVLILFQAAATLPFFQVGQIFQKFECRHNSTGGVIRNVVRWSIPNLLEEQEGATLLVSAKFTLVSARNIYLQFQEITLQDINISEQVQALISPALLPRSFISLQILQYLRTFKAQIPVRDPGRESVGGLYYLSYLDDNMLLGRAVGGGGVFVFTRAQSLY encoded by the exons ATGGGAATGGAGTTGCTGGCTTTGAATTCATCACCACTATGCAATGTTACTACAACTACAACTACAACTAGGACTAGGAGGAGAATTCATTACAAACCCTACAATTTCAATTTCATGGCTATCATCACATCTGCTTCCAAG GTGAATGTAGAAGGGACCAACATCGGTCACCCAATTGATTTCAACAAACTCGATGGAACATGGCGCCTCCAATACACTTCTGCTCCTGATGTTCTCATTCTATTCCAAGCTGCTGCTACACTTCCTTTCTTTCAA GTTGGACAAATATTTCAGAAATTTGAATGCCGTCATAACTCTACCGGAGGTGTTATTCGAAATGTTGTCCGCTGGAGTATTCCAAATTTGTTAGAG GAACAAGAAGGTGCTACGTTGCTTGTATCTGCCAAATTTACTCTTGTATCTGCACGCAATATTTACCTTCAATTTCAAGAG ATCACACTTCAAGATATAAATATTAGTGAACAGGTCCAGGCTCTAATATCTCCAGCATTACTACCGCGCTCTTTTATAAGTTTGCAG ATCTTGCAATATCTACGTACTTTCAAAGCTCAAATTCCCGTGAGGGATCCAGGAAG GGAATCCGTAGGAGGATTATATTATCTTAGCTATTTGGATGATAATATGCTTTTGGGCCGTGCTGTTGGTGGAGGTGGTGTTTTTGTGTTTACAAGAGCCCAATCACTTTACTGA